The sequence GAGGAAGAGTAAAAAGACAAGAGTAGGGTATTTAGTGCGCGATTTCATGAGACCAATGGCAACGCTTTTATGACCGGTTCCCCGATCCAACCACCTTCCCAAGTATCTTTGAGGGTAACGGTCAACAGGGAACCCGTTCGCAACGAGCGGTTGCCGAGCCGTACCCGGTAATCGATTTCCGGCGCATCCCATTTCGTTCGCCCCCATGGCTCGTTCTGTTCTTTACCTTCGACGATTACTTGCACTTCACGATGCAGTTGCTCTCGGTGAAATTCTTCGGCGATTTCGTTCCCCAGATCGAGTAACCGTTCGCGGCGCTCTTCGGCAACTTCCCGCGGAGCAACCAAATCGGGTAATTTCGCGGCTCGTGTTCCCTCTTCCGTAGAATAGAGAAATACGCCAAATCGCTCAAATTTTGCTTCGGCAGTAAACTCAAGCAATTGTTCGAATTCCGCTTCCCCTTCACCGGGATACCCGACGATGATGCTGGTGCGTACCACCATATCGGGGATCGCTTCCCGCATCCGCTTGATCCAATGCAACAAGTGGTCGGGACCTTTTTTGCGACCCATCGACCAGAGAATTTTAGGATGACTATGCTCAATCGGGTAGTCGATATATGGTACGAGCGATTTCGTTTTCGCCAAAATCTCGAGAAACTCTTCGTTGAATGCTGGTGGATGCGTGTATAAAATTCGCAGCCACGGAAACGCTAACGCATCGAGTTCCGCCATCAACTGCTTAAACAAATCAGGCTGTCCGAGATCTCGGCCGTAATCGTTTAACTCCTGAGCAACGACCAATAGTTCCTTGACACCGGATTTCCGGAGTTGCTCTGCTTCTGCGAGTAAATCGGCGAGCGGGGTCGAAACATATCTGCCCCGCATCAATGGGATTGCACAATAGGAACAGCCGCGATTACAACCGTCAGCAATCCGCAAATAGGCGCTATGCTTGGGTGTCAGCAAATGCCGCGGAATCGGCCCACGCAAAGAAATCGGTTCGTGGGCGTCAGTCAACTTTTCCACCAAGTGTTGCCACTGATCGACGCCATAGATACCATCGACTTCAGGTAACTCGGTACGCAATTCATCGCCGCTGCGAGTTGCCAAACAGCCGATTACATAGACCTGATCGATCTTCCCGGCGTTCTTGAGCTGGATTGCCTGCAGTATCTCGTCGATTGCCTCTTCGCGGGCGGGTTCGATAAATCCACAAGTGTTTACGACAACCGCATGGGCGTCTTTCGGACTATTCTTTACTGCGATTCCACGCGATTCCAATAAACCGAGAAAACGTTCGCCATCGACGCTATTCTTTGAACAGCCGAGCTGCACCAGATGAATACCGGAGTGTGCTTTACTCACCGATCACCGCATCGGCAAAAGCTTGTGCGTCAAACGGTTCGAGGTCTTCAATCTTTTCTCCGGTACCAATCCACTGCACCGGCAAACCTAACCGCTCTTTAATAGCAAAAACAAAACCACCCTTCGCTGTTCCATCCAATTTTGTCACAACCAATCCGGTAACGTTCGCTTGTTTTCCAAACAGTTCTGCTTGCGACAACGCATTTTGACCCGTTGTACCATCGAGTACTAACAATACTTCGTGCGGCGCGCCGGGCATCACTTTCCCAACCACCCGTACCACTTTTTCGAGTTCCGCCATCAAGTTTTTCTTCGCTTGCAACCGTCCAGCCGTATCGATTAATACGATATCTTTGTTGCGGGCAATCCCGGCGGAAACCGCATCGTGCGCCACTGCCGCGGGGTCTGCTCCTTCGACTGCGGTAAGAAACTCCGCGCCGGAACGCTGCGCCCATACTTCCAATTGTCCCACCGCCGCCGCTCGGAACGTATCGCCTGCCGCCGCTAAGACGGTTAGACCTTGCGCCCGGTAATACGACGCTAATTTTCCCAACGTCGTCGTTTTGCCGGAACCATTCACGCCGACTAATAGAATCACATGAGGTTTATTGCGAATAACTGCCGGAGTTGAGGAGGGAAGTTGTTTGATTAATGCGTCGCGAACAAGTCGTTTCAGAGAAGCGGAATCGTTCTCGCCTTTTTGCACTCGTAGTTTTACATCAGCGACAATGTTTGTAGCAATGGCGTGACCAAAATCAGCAGCGATTAACACATCTTCTAAATCACTCAGAACCGCCGCATCGATGCGCGGGCGTCCGGTGACAAGTTCCGTGACCTTTTCCACAATAGCGGTGCGGGTCTTGGAAAGCGTCTCTTTAATCTTACTAAAGAAACCCACAGTTTACCTTTCGGGATGGCGGGTGTCTTCTCCCCACCGCAGTTTTTCGCGCAGGACTTGATAGAAGTATTTCCCGGTAAAAGTAACCAACCGAACGTTGAAATTGGCACGGCAGATTTCGATTTGCTCGCCGTACTCAATTGAGTCGACGTAACTGCCATCCGCCATTACATTCGCTTTATACCCCGGTTCGGTTTCAATGTGTAGTTTCCGGTCACCGCGGATTACCATCGGACGGTGCGCCAACGTGTGCGGACAGATCGGAATTAATATGGTAGCATCTAAAGTTGGTTCAAGAATTGGACCGCCCGCCGAGAGCGAGTAACCGGTCGATCCAGTCGGGGTAGAGATAATGATGCCATCGGCAGTGTAGGTATTGAGATACTCGCCGTCGATTGAGGTGCGCAGCCGAATAGTACGGCTATGCTCGCCGCGATCCAGTACAAAATCGTTCAACGCCAATAACGGACGGGAATTGCCGCCGCTCTTTTGTCCCAGCAGCACCATGCGCTCTTGGGTTTCAAACTTGCCGGCTAACAGTGCATCGGTCCAGCGATACAACTCCGGCACCGAGAATTCAGCAAGGTAGCCGAGTCCGCCAAGATTCACCCCTAACACCGGAGTAGCGGTTTCACCTACTTCACGAACACAGCTCAGGAGTGTACCATCGCCGCCGAAAGAAAGTATCACATCGCATTGACTGGCAAAATCGGAAATCGGTGAAAAAGTAAATTCGTCCAGATGATCGAGTTGCGTTAACGGCTCATCGATCATGATTTCCGCGTTTTTATTCGCAAGCCAGCGAATGTAGTTTGGAACTTCGTTCCAAACTTTCGGTTTGCGCAGATTCGCGTAGATGCCAATGCGTGAAGGCATATTACTCGCCTGCCGGAATTAAATCGTCAAGTTTGCGCAGTTTCTTTTCCGCATCCTGTAACTTCGACTGACAGAATTGAAACAACTTTTGACCCTCTTCATATGCAGTTAGCGATTGCTCAATCGGAATCTCACCATCTTCCAGCAGCCGCGCCAATTCTTCGAGTCGGGCAATTGCCTGTTCGAAAGTCATCGTTTCGGGATTCTCTGCTTTCAGTGTCTCGGTCTTATTCGCCATGGTCTCATTCTTTGTGAAGGTGTATTGTGATACACCCAAATTAACGATTTGACTCAATGGTATCGGCAATCAGTTTGCCTTCGTGCAAGGTAATCTCAAGCCGTGAACCAAAACTCGCTTGTTCTGCACTGCGAATAACTCGGCCATTGGTTAATCTCACAACGGCGAAACCACGCGCTAAGATGTTAAGCGGATGCAATGCATCGAAGCGCGATTGTAACGACCGCACTTGCTCACTTTTCCGCTGTAACAGAGTACGATATGCAATGGTTGTCCGCCGCTCCAGTTCATCGACCCGTTGCATCCACTGCATGACTCGGTCAACCGGACGTCGGAAGCCGCTCCGTTTCATGAGCTGTTCCAATCGCTGCTTTTCATACTTCAACTTGCGTTGTATCGCATTCGTCAATTTCTCGCGTTGATCGTGCAGCCATTCGAGATGCTCATCCCGATCCGGTACCGCCATTTGCGCTGCTGCAGTTG comes from bacterium and encodes:
- the rimO gene encoding 30S ribosomal protein S12 methylthiotransferase RimO, producing MSKAHSGIHLVQLGCSKNSVDGERFLGLLESRGIAVKNSPKDAHAVVVNTCGFIEPAREEAIDEILQAIQLKNAGKIDQVYVIGCLATRSGDELRTELPEVDGIYGVDQWQHLVEKLTDAHEPISLRGPIPRHLLTPKHSAYLRIADGCNRGCSYCAIPLMRGRYVSTPLADLLAEAEQLRKSGVKELLVVAQELNDYGRDLGQPDLFKQLMAELDALAFPWLRILYTHPPAFNEEFLEILAKTKSLVPYIDYPIEHSHPKILWSMGRKKGPDHLLHWIKRMREAIPDMVVRTSIIVGYPGEGEAEFEQLLEFTAEAKFERFGVFLYSTEEGTRAAKLPDLVAPREVAEERRERLLDLGNEIAEEFHREQLHREVQVIVEGKEQNEPWGRTKWDAPEIDYRVRLGNRSLRTGSLLTVTLKDTWEGGWIGEPVIKALPLVS
- the ftsY gene encoding signal recognition particle-docking protein FtsY encodes the protein MGFFSKIKETLSKTRTAIVEKVTELVTGRPRIDAAVLSDLEDVLIAADFGHAIATNIVADVKLRVQKGENDSASLKRLVRDALIKQLPSSTPAVIRNKPHVILLVGVNGSGKTTTLGKLASYYRAQGLTVLAAAGDTFRAAAVGQLEVWAQRSGAEFLTAVEGADPAAVAHDAVSAGIARNKDIVLIDTAGRLQAKKNLMAELEKVVRVVGKVMPGAPHEVLLVLDGTTGQNALSQAELFGKQANVTGLVVTKLDGTAKGGFVFAIKERLGLPVQWIGTGEKIEDLEPFDAQAFADAVIGE
- the xseB gene encoding exodeoxyribonuclease VII small subunit, yielding MANKTETLKAENPETMTFEQAIARLEELARLLEDGEIPIEQSLTAYEEGQKLFQFCQSKLQDAEKKLRKLDDLIPAGE
- a CDS encoding NAD(+)/NADH kinase; translation: MPSRIGIYANLRKPKVWNEVPNYIRWLANKNAEIMIDEPLTQLDHLDEFTFSPISDFASQCDVILSFGGDGTLLSCVREVGETATPVLGVNLGGLGYLAEFSVPELYRWTDALLAGKFETQERMVLLGQKSGGNSRPLLALNDFVLDRGEHSRTIRLRTSIDGEYLNTYTADGIIISTPTGSTGYSLSAGGPILEPTLDATILIPICPHTLAHRPMVIRGDRKLHIETEPGYKANVMADGSYVDSIEYGEQIEICRANFNVRLVTFTGKYFYQVLREKLRWGEDTRHPER